One part of the Vitis riparia cultivar Riparia Gloire de Montpellier isolate 1030 chromosome 15, EGFV_Vit.rip_1.0, whole genome shotgun sequence genome encodes these proteins:
- the LOC117932506 gene encoding serine/threonine-protein kinase WNK8-like, producing MNFRHGLVMQGAEDENEADYVEKDPTGRYVRFKEILGKGAFKTVYKAFDEVDGIEIAWNQVKIDDVLRSPEDLEKLYSEVHLLKSLKHENIIKFYNSWVDDKKKTVNMITELFTSGSLRQYRKKHKNVDMKAIKNWARQVLRGLVYLHSHNPPIIHRDLKCDNIFVNGNHGEVKIGDLGLAIVMQQPTARSVIGTPEFMAPELYEEEYNELVDIYSFGMCMLEMVTFEYPYNECKNPAQIYKKVTSGIKPASLCKVTDLQIKEFIVKCLAPASERLPAKELLKDPFFQSENPKEPIRVPLQLPSQSPKSIILSKSGPFSMDIDPDHPQLSSSTSTENNGSPDFPVLEFQRMYKSSEFRLRAKKINDNSISLTLRTVDSFGPVKNIHFPFSLDTDTVHSVVGEMVEQLELAEHEVAFIADFIDYVIMRLLPGWKPPRDDPLGGARSPNAEPPVLGNGNNHDCTISHGDCNSSPNLANAEDQDSLASAGLVTLTVDASKKNDKTVGFGDYNIGGNYKGSNGGHASEQESRDPYHEDYKLQRNDRSIEEFTPMNKFQKSTVLSFDDLSGLSNVRSLTCSCSSLSVADIDQDPGLKQELDAIDLQYQHWFQELSRMRVEALEATKKRWMTKKKLAVQ from the exons atgaattttagGCATGGTTTGGTAATGCAAGGGGCTGAGGACGAGAACGAGGCCGACTATGTCGAGAAAGATCCCACTGGTCGATATGTTCGG TTCAAAGAAATATTGGGCAAGGGCGCATTCAAGACTGT CTATAAGGCATTTGACGAAGTTGATGGAATAGAAATCGCTTGGAACCAAGTAAAGATTGACGATGTCTTGCGGTCACCAGaagatttggaaaaattatATTCTGAAGTTCATCTCCTGAAAtcattaaaacatgaaaatattatcaaattctATAATTCCTGGGTGGATGATAAGAAGAAGACTGTTAACATGATTACTGAGCTCTTCACGTCTGGGAGTCTGAGGCA ATATCGAAAGAAGCACAAaaatgttgatatgaaagctaTAAAGAATTGGGCAAGGCAGGTTCTTCGAGGTTTGGTGTATCTTCACAGTCACAACCCACCAATCATTCATAGAGACTTAAAATGTGACAATATATTTGTCAATGGAAATCATGGGGAAGTTAAAATTGGAGACCTCGGACTGGCAATTGTTATGCAGCAGCCTACTGCTCGAAGTGTTATTG GGACTCCCGAGTTCATGGCTCCAGAGCTTTATGAAGAAGAATATAACGAACTTGTCGACATATATTCTTTTGGGATGTGCATGTTGGAGATGGTTACTTTTGAGTATCCATATAATGAATGCAAAAATCCAGCTCAAATCTATAAGAAGGTTACCTCT GGCATCAAACCTGCTTCTCTTTGTAAGGTGACGGATCTCCAAATTAAGGAGTTCATTGTGAAATGTCTGGCTCCAGCATCTGAAAGATTACCTGCAAAGGAGCTTCTCAAAGATCCATTCTTTCAATCTGAGAATCCAAAGGAGCCGATCCGTGTCCCTTTGCAGTTACCTTCCCAAAGTCCCAAATCAATAATTCTATCCAAATCTGGGCCTTTCTCCATGGACATAGATCCTGACCATCCACAACTTTCTTCAAGCACAAGTACAGAAAACAATGGAAGTCCAGATTTTCCAGTCTTGGAATTTCAGAGGATGTACAAAAGCAGTGAATTTAGATTGAGggcaaagaaaattaatgataaCTCAATATCATTAACTTTGCGTACTGTTGACTCGTTTG GTCCAGTGAAGAATATTCATTTTCCCTTTTCACTTGATACTGACACTGTACACTCTGTAGTGGGTGAGATGGTTGAACAACTGGAGTTAGCAGAACATGAGGTGGCCTTCATAGCTGATTTTATTGATTACGTGATAATGAGACTTCTGCCCGGTTGGAAGCCTCCACGTGATGATCCCTTAGGTGGAGCAAGGAGTCCAAATGCAGAGCCTCCAGTACTTGGAAATGGTAACAACCATGATTGTACTATTTCCCATGGTGATTGTAATTCTTCTCCAAATTTGGCTAATGCAGAAGATCAGGATTCATTGGCATCTGCTGGTTTGGTGACCCTGACTGTAGATGCttccaaaaaaaatgataaaacggTGGGATTTGGAGATTACAATATTGGTGGCAACTATAAAGGTTCAAATGGTGGGCATGCCTCTGAACAGGAGTCTAGGGATCCATACCATGAAGACTACAAATTGCAAAGAAATGATAGAAGTATTGAGGAGTTTACCCCAATGAACAAATTCCAGAAGAGCACAGTATTGTCTTTCGATGATTTAAGTGGACTTTCTAATGTTAGGAGCTTGACTTGTAGTTGCTCATCTCTGTCTGTAGCCGACATAGATCAGGATCCTGGGCTAAAGCAGGAGCTTGATGCTATTGACTTGCAGTATCAGCATTGGTTTCAAGAGCTTTCTAGGATGAGAGTAGAGGCATTAGAGGCCACTAAGAAGAGATGGATGACAAAGAAGAAGCTGGCTGTTCAATGA
- the LOC117932507 gene encoding DNA-directed RNA polymerase III subunit RPC10-like produces MEFCPTCGNFLQYELPHMGRPARFFCPTCPYVCHIETKVKIKRKQRLVKKEIEPIFSKDDMKNGPTTDATCPHCNFGKAVFQQLQTRSADEPMSTFYWCLNENCGRQWRED; encoded by the exons ATGGAATTTTGCCCTACTTGTGGGAATTTTTTGCAGTATGAGTTACCACATATGGGCCGCCCTGCCAGATTCTTTTGCCCAACATGTCCATACGTTTGCCATATAGAGACCAAG GTAAAGATAAAGAGAAAGCAGCGTCTAGTTAAGAAAGAGATAGAACCCATCTTCTCCAAAGATGACATGAAGAATGGACCCACAACTGATG CAACATGCCCACATTGTAACTTTGGGAAGGCCGTCTTCCAGCAACTTCAGACCCGGTCTGCTGATGAGCCCATGTCAACTTTTTACTGGTGCCTGAATGAGAATTGTGGACGGCAGTGGCGTGAGGATTAA
- the LOC117932495 gene encoding protein yippee-like At4g27745, whose protein sequence is MADVSATRIYSCHNCRNHVARHEDIFSKNFQASHGRAFLFSHAMNIVEGPKENRNLITGLHVVADIFCKNCGMALGWKYEKAYEESQKYKEGKFILEKFKIMKENF, encoded by the exons ATGGCGGACGTCTCTGCGACTCGGATTTACAGCTGCCACAATTGCAGAAACCATGTCGCTAGACATGAGGACATTTTCTCTAAGAATTTTCAG GCAAGCCATGGCAGagcttttctcttttctcatgCCATGAACATAGTGGAGGGGCCCAAAGAAAACCGGAATCTGATCACTGGTCTCCACGTAGTTGCAGATATTTTCTGCAAGAATTGTGGGATGGCGTTGGGTTGGAAGTATGAGAAAGCTTATGAGGAATCACAGAAGtacaaagaaggaaaattcATTCTGGAAAAATTCAAGATTATGAAGGAAAATTTTTAG
- the LOC117932305 gene encoding calcium-binding protein KIC-like has protein sequence MERDGFRNGGAVFEDLLPVMAEKLDVEAFVSELCGGFRLLADQARGLITPESLRRSSALLGMEGMSKEDAEAMVREGDLDGDGVLNETEFCILMVRLSPGMMQDAEVWLQKALDGELRGRGSSSASS, from the coding sequence ATGGAAAGGGATGGGTTTAGAAATGGAGGGGCTGTGTTTGAGGACTTGTTGCCAGTGATGGCGGAGAAGCTGGACGTGGAGGCGTTTGTGTCAGAGCTTTGTGGGGGGTTCAGGCTGCTGGCAGACCAAGCGAGGGGGCTGATAACTCCGGAGAGTCTGAGGAGGAGCTCAGCGCTTCTGGGGATGGAGGGCATGAGCAAGGAGGATGCAGAGGCGATGGTCAGAGAGGGAGATCTTGATGGAGATGGGGTGCTGAATGAGACTGAGTTTTGCATCCTCATGGTGAGACTCAGCCCTGGGATGATGCAAGATGCTGAGGTTTGGCTTCAGAAGGCGCTTGACGGGGAGCTCAGAGGAAGAGGATCATCCTCGGCTTCATCTTAA
- the LOC117932304 gene encoding serine/arginine-rich splicing factor RS31 isoform X2, whose translation MIIQGLYFFCASALHISSGFAFVYFEDEHDADDAIRGLDNIPFGYDRRRLSVEWAKGERGRHREGSRSMANQRPTKTLFVINFDPIRTRIRDIERHFEPYGKVLHVRIRRNFAFVQYETQEDATKALECTHMSKILDRVVSVEYALRDDSDKYDSPRRGGYSRRGASPYGRSPSPVNRRGRPSPDYGRARSPVYDRYNGPAYERNRSPEYGRYRSRSPVRRSRT comes from the exons ATGATCATCCAAGGCCTCTACTTCTTTTGCGCATCAGCCCTTCACATATCTTCAG GGTttgcttttgtttattttgaggATGAGCATGATGCTGATGATGCGATCCGAGGTCTTGACAATATCCCATTTGGTTATGACAGGCGCAGGCTGTCTGTGGAGTGGGCCAAG GGTGAACGTGGCCGTCATCGGGAGGGTTCTAGGTCAATGGCAAACCAGAGACCCACTAAAACATTGTTTGTTATAAACTTTGATCCGATTCGGACAAGGATACGTGATATCGAAAGACATTTTGAACCTTATGGGAAGGTTCTTCATGTTCGAATTCGACGGAACTTTGCATTTGTGCAGTATGAGACACAGGAAGATGCCACCAAAGCTCTTGAATGTACACACATGAG CAAGATATTAGACAGGGTGGTGTCTGTTGAGTATGCTTTGAGGGATGACAGTGATAAATATGACAGCCCTAGGAGAGGAGGTTACAGTAGGCGTGGGGCAAGTCCTTATGGGCGATCGCCTAGTCCAGTGAATCGCAGGGGTCGACCAAGCCCTGATTATGGTCGAGCACGGAGCCCAGTCTATGATAGGTACAATGGTCCAGCATATGAACGTAACAGGAGCCCTGAATATGGCAGATATCGCAG CCGATCACCTGTTCGGAGATCAAGAACATGA
- the LOC117932304 gene encoding serine/arginine-rich splicing factor RS31 isoform X1, with translation MRPIFCGNFEYETRQSDLERLFSKYGRVERVDMKSGFAFVYFEDEHDADDAIRGLDNIPFGYDRRRLSVEWAKGERGRHREGSRSMANQRPTKTLFVINFDPIRTRIRDIERHFEPYGKVLHVRIRRNFAFVQYETQEDATKALECTHMSKILDRVVSVEYALRDDSDKYDSPRRGGYSRRGASPYGRSPSPVNRRGRPSPDYGRARSPVYDRYNGPAYERNRSPEYGRYRSRSPVRRSRT, from the exons ATGAGGCCTATCTTCTGTGGGAACTTCGAGTACGAGACAAGGCAATCGGATTTGGAGCGTTTGTTCTCCAAATATGGAAGGGTCGAGCGTGTTGATATGAAATCTG GGTttgcttttgtttattttgaggATGAGCATGATGCTGATGATGCGATCCGAGGTCTTGACAATATCCCATTTGGTTATGACAGGCGCAGGCTGTCTGTGGAGTGGGCCAAG GGTGAACGTGGCCGTCATCGGGAGGGTTCTAGGTCAATGGCAAACCAGAGACCCACTAAAACATTGTTTGTTATAAACTTTGATCCGATTCGGACAAGGATACGTGATATCGAAAGACATTTTGAACCTTATGGGAAGGTTCTTCATGTTCGAATTCGACGGAACTTTGCATTTGTGCAGTATGAGACACAGGAAGATGCCACCAAAGCTCTTGAATGTACACACATGAG CAAGATATTAGACAGGGTGGTGTCTGTTGAGTATGCTTTGAGGGATGACAGTGATAAATATGACAGCCCTAGGAGAGGAGGTTACAGTAGGCGTGGGGCAAGTCCTTATGGGCGATCGCCTAGTCCAGTGAATCGCAGGGGTCGACCAAGCCCTGATTATGGTCGAGCACGGAGCCCAGTCTATGATAGGTACAATGGTCCAGCATATGAACGTAACAGGAGCCCTGAATATGGCAGATATCGCAG CCGATCACCTGTTCGGAGATCAAGAACATGA
- the LOC117932266 gene encoding calcium-transporting ATPase, endoplasmic reticulum-type codes for MEENPFPAWSWSVEQCLKEYNVRIDKGLSSYEVEKRRERYGWNELTKEKGKPLWRLVLEQFDDMLVKILLVAAFISFILAYLHGDECEELGFEAYVEPFVIVLILVLNAIVGVIQETNAEKALEALKEMQCESGKVLRDGYFVPDLPARELVPGDIVELRVGDKVPADMRVAALKTSTLRVEQSSLTGEAMPVLKGTSPIFMDDCELQAKENMVFAGTTVVNGSCICIVVNTGMNTEIGKIQTQIHEASLEESNTPLKKKLDEFGNRLTTVIGLVCLIVWVINYKYFLTWDLVNGWPTNFRFSFEKCTYYFKIAVALAVAAIPEGLPAVITTCLALGTRKMAQKNAIVRKLPSVETLGCTTVICSDKTGTLTTNQMSATEFFTLGGKITSSRIFHVEGSTYDPKDGGIVDWNCYNMDANLQAMAEICAVCNDAGIFCNGRLFRATGLPTEAALKVLVEKMGVPDVKARNKIRDTQLAASYLIDRSTVKLGCCEWWTKRSKRVATLEFDRIRKSMSVLVREPTGRNRLLVKGAVESLLERSSHVQLADGSLVPLDEPYRQLLLLRNLEMSSKGLRCLGLAYKDDLGEFSDYYTETHPAHKKLLDPACYSSIESELVFVGVVGLRDPPRDEVHKAIDDCREAGIKVMVITGDNKSTAEAICQEIRLFSEGEQLKGASFTGKEFMALSPSEQIEILSKPGGKVFSRAEPRHKQEIVRMLKEMGEIVAMTGDGVNDAPALKLADIGIAMGITGTEVAKEASDMVLADDNFSTIVSAVAEGRSIYNNMKAFIRYMISSNVGEVISIFLTAALSIPECMIPVQLLWVNLVTDGPPATALGFNPADVDIMRKPPRKSDDALINSWVLFRYLVIGSYVGIATVGVFILWYTQASFLGINLVSDGHTLVELSQLRNWGECSSWSNFTVTPFTVGDGRVITFSNPCDYFSVGKVKAATLSLSVLVAIEMFNSLNALSEDNSLVTMPPWRNPWLLVAMSFSFGMHCLILYVPFLADVFGIVPLSLNEWFLVILVSAPVILIDEVLKLVGRRRRWKRKKKKTA; via the exons ATGGAAGAAAATCCGTTTCCTGCATGGTCTTGGTCTGTGGAGCAGTGTCTGAAAGAATACAATGTGAGAATAGATAAGGGCCTGAGCAGCTATGAGGTTGAGAAACGGCGTGAGAGGTACGGTTGGAACGAACTCACCAAAGAAAAAGGGAAGCCGCTATGGCGCCTTGTATTGGAACAGTTTGATGATATGCTTGTAAAAATCCTTCTAGTCGCTGCTTTCATATCCTTCATTCTTGCTTACTTGCATGGAGATGAATGTGAGGAATTGGGATTTGAGGCCTATGTGGAACCCTTTGTGATTGTGCTGATTTTGGTGTTGAATGCCATTGTTGGAGTAATTCAGGAGACCAATGCTGAAAAGGCACTTGAAGCCCTTAAGGAGATGCAATGTGAATCTGGGAAGGTTTTAAGGGATGGATATTTCGTGCCAGATTTGCCAGCACGGGAACTTGTCCCTGGTGATATCGTAGAGTTGCGTGTTGGTGACAAAGTCCCTGCTGATATGAGAGTTGCAGCTTTGAAAACCTCAACCCTGAGAGTAGAACAGAGTTCATTAACGGGAGAGGCGATGCCTGTTCTGAAAGGCACTAGTCCAATATTCATGGATGATTGTGAGTTGCAGGCTaaagaaaatatggtttttGCAGGGACAACAGTTGTTAATGGAAGCTGCATTTGTATTGTTGTGAACACTGGGATGAACACTGAGATTGGGAAAATACAGACACAAATACATGAGGCCTCTTTGGAAGAGAGCAACACTCCTTTGAAGAAGAAACTGGATGAATTTGGAAATAGGCTTACGACTGTAATTGGGCTTGTTTGCCTCATTGTTTGGGTGAtcaattacaaatattttctcACATGGGATCTTGTGAATGGATGGCCTACCAATTTTCGATTTTCTTTTGAGAAATGCACCTACTATTTTAAGATTGCTGTTGCTCTTGCAGTAGCTGCAATCCCAGAGGGCCTTCCTGCAGTAATCACAACTTGTTTAGCTCTCGGTACAAGAAAAATGGCACAAAAGAATGCAATTGTACGGAAGCTTCCAAGTGTGGAGACCTTGGGATGTACAACTGTGATTTGTTCGGATAAAACTGGGACCTTGACAACAAACCAGATGTCGGCGACAGAATTTTTCACATTAGGGGGGAAAATCACATCTTCTCGAATTTTTCATGTGGAAGGCTCAACTTATGATCCAAAGGATGGTGGAATTGTTGATTGGAATTGCTACAACATGGATGCTAACTTGCAAGCCATGGCAGAAATATGTGCTGTCTGCAATGATGCTGGGATTTTTTGCAATGGCCGTCTCTTCAGAGCAACAGGTTTGCCCACTGAGGCAGCTCTCAAGGTTTTGGTTGAAAAAATGGGAGTCCCAGATGTTAAGGCAAGGAACAAAATCCGTGACACACAGCTTGCTGCAAGCTATTTGATTGATCGCAGTACGGTGAAGTTAG GATGTTGTGAATGGTGGACAAAAAGATCAAAAAGAGTTGCTACACTAGAGTTTGACCGCATTCGCAAATCAATGAGTGTTCTCGTCCGTGAGCCCACTGGGCGCAATCGACTTCTTGTCAAG GGTGCTGTTGAGAGTCTATTGGAGCGCAGTTCACATGTGCAGCTTGCTGATGGATCACTTGTTCCCTTAGATGAACCTTATAGGCAACTGTTGTTGTTGAGAAACTTGGAAATGAGTTCAAAGGGTCTGCGGTGCTTGGGTCTGGCATATAAAGATGACTTGGGAGAGTTCTCAGACTACTATACTGAGACTCATCCTGCCCACAAGAAGTTGCTTGATCCAGCTTGCTACTCCTCCATTGAGAGTGAACTGGTTTTCGTGGGGGTCGTAGGTCTAAGG GACCCACCTCGTGATGAAGTTCACAAGGCAATTGATGATTGTAGAGAAGCTGGGATCAAGGTTATGGTCATAACTGGAGATAATAAGTCCACTGCTGAGGCCATCTGTCAGGAAATTCGATTGTTTTCCGAAGGTGAGCAACTTAAAGGGGCAAGTTTCACAGGCAAAGAGTTCATGGCTCTTTCCCCATCAGAACAAATTGAAATTCTGTCAAAACCTGGAGGGAAGGTTTTCTCACGCGCTGAGCCTAGGCACAAGCAAGAAATTGTTAGGATGCTGAAAGAGATGGGGGAAATTGTTGCAATGACTGGAGACGGTGTCAATGATGCCCCTGCATTGAAACTTGCTGACATTGGAATCGCCATGGGCATCACTGGGACTGAG GTTGCAAAAGAAGCTTCAGATATGGTTCTGGCAGATGACAATTTCAGTACCATAGTTTCAGCCGTTGCAGAGGGTCGCTCAATTTATAACAACATGAAGGCTTTTATTAG GTATATGATATCTTCCAATGTTGGGGAGGTTATATCCATTTTCTTAACAGCTGCACTGAGCATACCAGAATGTATGATACCTGTGCAGCTTCTGTGGGTCAATTTGGTCACCGATGGTCCACCTGCAACAGCTCTTGGATTTAACCCTGCTGATGTTGATATAATGCGGAAACCACCTCGTAAAAGTGATGATGCTCTGATAAACTCTTGGGTTCTCTTCCGTTACTTG GTAATTGGTTCATATGTGGGCATTGCAACTGTAGGAGTCTTCATTTTGTGGTACACCCAGGCTTCATTTCTTGGTATCAATCTTGTGAGTGATGGGCACACATTGGTTGAACTATCCCAGCTTCGCAACTGGGGAGAGTGCTCCTCATGGTCCAATTTCACTGTCACTCCATTCACAGTTGGTGATGGGCGGGTGATCACATTTTCAAATCCTTGTGACTACTTCTCTGTTGGTAAAGTTAAGGCGGCGACTCTCTCACTCTCTGTCTTGGTGGCAATAGAGATGTTCAATTCCCTCAATGCCCTCTCAGAAGACAACAGCTTAGTCACAATGCCACCCTGGAGGAATCCTTGGCTTCTTGTTGCTATGTCATTCTCATTTGGGATGCATTGCCTCATACTCTATGTTCCCTTCCTGGCAGATGTTTTTGGTATCGTCCCCCTGAGTCTGAATGAATGGTTTCTTGTTATCCTGGTTTCTGCACCTGTGATTCTTATTGATGAGGTTCTTAAATTAGTGGGAAGGAGACGaagatggaaaagaaagaagaagaagacagcATAA